One window of the Solanum stenotomum isolate F172 chromosome 11, ASM1918654v1, whole genome shotgun sequence genome contains the following:
- the LOC125843882 gene encoding TMV resistance protein N-like: MKHVKTLRILYINGFHTHDGSNDQYLPSKLCWFDCCKYPWKSLPENFDPRKLVHLDLQQSSLQSSWATTKRFPFLRRLELSGCENLTRTPDFKDMENLEYLGLEECSNLKEVHSSLGCSEKLIELNLRDCKSLERFECVSGVSLECLHLQGCSNLEKFPRIQGKLKPEIKIQVQRSGIRKLPSVIIKHLSSLTELDLSGMKNLAELKSSIGKLKHLVMLKVSYCSKLSSLPEKIGDLENLEILDARYTLISQPPSSIVRLNRLKLLTFAKQKSEVGLEDGVHFVFPPVDRGLHSLKYLDLSYCNLIGLPEDIGSLSSLKKLNLRGNNFEQLPPSMARLDSLQFLNLLDCQSLIQLPKLPRLDTIVLHKLSNL; this comes from the exons ATGAAACATGTGAAAACGCTTAGGATATTATACATCAATGGTTTTCATACACATGATGGCTCCAATGATCAGTACCTTCCCAGCAAGTTGTGTTGGTTTGACTGTTGTAAATATCCTTGGAAATCATTGCCAGAAAATTTTGATCCTAGAAAGCTTGTTCATCTTGATCTCCAGCAGAGTTCACTGCAGAGTTCATGGGCTACAACAAAG AGATTTCCTTTTCTACGGAGGCTAGAACTCAGCGGCTGTGAAAACCTCACGCGGACACCAGATTTCAAGGATATGGAAAATTTAGAGTATTTGGGTCTGGAAGAGTGTAGTAATCTTAAAGAGGTTCACAGTTCCCTGGGATGTTCCGAAAAACTCATTGAGTTAAATTTGAGAGATTGTAAAAGCCTTGAGAGGTTTGAATGTGTCAGCGGGGTATCTCTTGAATGTCTACATCTACAAGGTTGCTCTAATTTAGAGAAATTTCCGAGGATCCAGGGAAAATTGAAGCCGGAGATAAAGATTCAAGTGCAACGCTCTGGGATAAGGAAACTACCATCAGTTATTATTAAGCACCTATCTAGTCTTACAGAGCTAGATTTGAGTGGCATGAAAAACCTTGCAGAACTTAAAAGCAGCATTGGCAAGTTGAAACATTTGGTGATGCTAAAAGTGTCCTACTGCTCAAAACTCAGTAGCTTGCCAGAAAAGATAGGTGATTTAGAAAACTTGGAGATACTTGATGCCAGATATACTCTAATCTCACAACCTCCGTCTTCCATCGTCCGCTTGAACAGGCTTAAATTATTGACTTTTGCAAAACAAAAATCAGAAGTAGGCCTTGAAGATGGAGTGCACTTTGTCTTCCCTCCGGTGGATAGAGGGCTACACTCATTGAAATATCTGGATCTCAGTTACTGCAATTTAATAGGACTTCCGGAAGACATTGGCTCCTTATCctctttgaaaaagttgaaTCTCAGGGGAAATAATTTTGAGCAATTGCCTCCAAGCATGGCCCGACTTGATTCTCTTCAGTTCTTGAATTTATTAGATTGCCAGAGTCTTATACAGCTGCCAAAATTACCACGGTTAGACACAATAGTTTTACACAAGTTATCGAACttatga
- the LOC125843904 gene encoding HMG-Y-related protein A-like, whose amino-acid sequence MATEFVNKIHPEYPQMIYEALDALQQKEGSNKSSISKYIESKYGNMNDAHSKLLTYHLDRMKQIGELIFLKNNYIKPGPDAPPKRGRGRPPKPKTTLPQGTEIAAPKPRGRPKKDPNAPPTSKKPKPTSVPSDLAPVSKTGRPRGRPRKIRPQPPQNGLE is encoded by the exons ATGGCTACTGAATTTGTCAACAAGATTCATCCTGAATACCCtcag ATGATTTATGAAGCCCTTGATGCATTGCAACAAAAAGAAGgctcaaacaagtcatcaatatcAAAGTACATTGAAtctaagtatggaaacatgaatgatgcacactcaaagttgctAACTTACCATTTGGATAGAATGAAACAAATTGGTGaacttattttcctaaaaaacaACTACATTAAACCTGGTCCAGATGCACCCCCTAAGCGTGGCCGCGGCCGACCACCAAAACCCAAAACCACATTGCCACAAGGAACAGAAATTGCAGCTCCAAAGCCAAGAGGTCGCCCGAAAAAAGACCCCAATGCACCACCTACTTCCAAGAAACCAAAACCAACAAGTGTCCCTAGTGACTTAGCTCCTGTTTCGAAAACAGGAAGGCCTAGAGGTAGGCCTAGGAAGATTAGGCCACAGCCACCACAAAATGGTTTAGAGTGA
- the LOC125843880 gene encoding senescence-associated protein SPA15, chloroplastic, translating to MATPNGIIYYSAKSPQHPKVHTHSQGTEHSKHNGYSNMPRLKFSNKRFWEACGKLSNRVNFRGSPVLCRSTETRDTETECARNSGDYSNISSVQENDQATTVGKVIPSSQAIAEACKFAYNDAKFVNERAKNDIVLLSREIMRMDARARQDVAFLGSEFLKLDARAREDTEKVDHDVKKRAERIHHVATILKNIAQTRLKKAADRHWSDGALEADLRRADFVAKQRAMEDSLMALEFVKNIHDRMVSKMCKLKRSSIDTEKTRHITLEKNGKTLEFLPGEVSSDRLTAIQEAYWDIASALSEADGIDYTDPEELELLVATLIDLDAMDGKSSVSLLAECSSSPDVNTRKALANALSAAPSMWSLGNAGMGALQRLAEDDNPAIAAAASKTILELKRQWEIGEGDSWRFMVDEVSPGDVGSQDDNNGAY from the exons ATGGCTACCCCAAATGGGATCATTTATTATTCTGCCAAATCACCTCAACACCCAAAGGTTCACACCCACAGTCAAGGGACTGAACATAGCAAACACAATGGTTATTCTAATATGCCAAGACTGAAGTTTTCTAATAAGAGGTTCTGGGAGGCATGCGGAAAACTAAGCAACCGTGTCAACTTCAGGGGATCTCCTGTGTTATGTCGCTCAACAGAAACACGCGACACTGAGACAGAGTGTGCCAGAAACAGTGGTGATTATTCCAATATCTCTAG TGTACAAGAAAATGATCAAGCAACCACAGTTGGGAAAGTTATTCCTTCAAGTCAGGCAATTGCGGAAGCTTGTAAATTTGCTTACAACGATGCCAAATTTGTGAATGAAAGGGCGAAGAATGATATTGTGCTGCTTTCTCG GGAAATAATGAGAATGGATGCCCGTGCGCGCCAAGATGTTGCATTTCTTGGTTCAGAGTTTCTTAAGCTTGATG CTCGGGCACGGGAAGATACTGAGAAAGTTGATCATGATGTCAAGAAAAGAGCCGAAAGAATCCATCATGTTGCCACT ATTCtaaaaaacatagctcaaacGAGACTGAAGAAAGCTGCTGATCGACACTGGAGCGATGGTGCCTTGGAG GCTGATTTAAGACGTGCCGACTTTGTGGCAAAACAGCGCGCAATGGAGGATTCTCTGATGGCTCTGGAG TTTGTCAAGAACATTCATGATAGGATGGTGAGCAAGATGTGCAAATT GAAAAGAAGTTCCATAGATACAGAGAAAACAAGGCATATTACACTTGAGAAGAATGGGAAAACTCTGGAGTTTCTTCCCGGGGAAGTTTCATCTGATCGCCTCACTGCTATCCAG GAAGCATATTGGGATATAGCATCTGCACTTTCCGAAGCTGATGGAATTGACTATACTGATCCAGAAGAG CTCGAGCTGTTGGTAGCAACACTTATAGATCTTGATGCAATGGATGGTAAAAGTAGTGTATCCTTGCTGGCTGAGTGTTCAAGTTCTCCTGATGTAAATACAAG GAAAGCATTGGCAAATGCACTCTCAGCTGCACCATCCATGTGGAGTTTAGGAAACGCTGGCATGGGAGCGTTACAG AGACTAGCAGAAGATGACAACCCTGCGATTGCAGCTGCTGCATCGAAAACCATTCTTGAATTGAAAAGACAATGGGAAATAGGAGAGGGAGATAGCTGGAGGTTCATGGTGGACGAAGTGTCACCCGGGGATGTAGGGAGCCAAGATGACAACAACGGGGCATATTAG
- the LOC125843872 gene encoding receptor-like protein 14 — MTNSNILYWWLLILFMANGWLCCYCCLNEEKTALLQLKANINYSTRDDYLSSWEANETSDCCQWEGIVCSNITRRVVELSIIAKKISQEEQLRTLNGTNTDDILNNWLFNASLFIPFKNLKALNIPGHSLAGWVKNEGFEKLRKLERLDLSGNKFNRSIFQSLSQLSSLKSLNLSSNNIAPRSEMWFTDNKIGSGSERLSGLDKLEILDLSYNNLEDENVLSALELNTSRTTLKKLDIRYNRFQSFIPNEELGALRNIEYLLLDGNTLDENFLRSSGVMSSLKVLSVAHCNLNGTLPLQGLCDLKYLEELSLSRNSFIGKLPTCLGNLAFLRVIDLTQNQFTGNIALSPISSLLSLEYLLIRNNNFEVPISFESFANHSKLKFVIADYNSVIVQTTSNSWIPKFQLEALSLFNCSHMPNFLHSQHHLRLLRLSKCNIGGDFPNWLLENNPKLGEVYLDGNAFTGSLQLPLLPNLKAFDISNNKIRGQLPTNIGSIFPNLVISTMSNNMLEGLLPSSFADMKNLECLDLSYNKLKGELPTRLARKGSKLYLLRLSNNMLKGEIFPVSANNNNFQYLYLDGNNFSGPIPQTLSTAPLRTLDLSYNKLSGLKDLRC; from the exons ATGActaatagtaatatattataTTGGTGGTTGTTGATTTTGTTCATGGCAAATGGATGGTtgtgttgttattgttgtttgaaTGAAGAAAAGACTGCTCTTTTGCAACTCAAGGCAAACATAAACTACAGCACACGCGATGATTATTTGTCATCGTGGGAGGCTAATGAAACCTCGGATTGTTGTCAATGGGAGGGAATTGTTTGCAGCAACATCACCAGAAGAGTCGTAGAGTTGTCCATTATTGCTAAGAAAATTAGTCAAGAAGAACAACTTAGAACTCTTAATGGTACAAATACTGATGATATTTTGAATAATTGGCTTTTTAATGCATCTCTATTTATTCCCTTCAAAAATCTCAAAGCTTTGAACATACCTGGACATTCATTGGCAGGCTGGGTGAAGAATGAAG GTTTCGAGAAACTGAGGAAACTAGAAAGACTTGACTTGTCGGGGAATAAGTTCAACCGCAGCATCTTTCAGTCTCTTAGTCAGCTTTCATCTCTCAAGTCACTGAACCTATCAAGTAACAACATTGCACCACGTTCCGAGATGTGGTTCACAGACAACAAAATTGGATCAGGTTCTGAGAGATTGTCAGGGTTAGACAAGCTGGAAATCCTAGATTTGAGCTATAACAATCTAGAGGATGAAAATGTTCTCTCTGCTCTAG AGTTGAATACATCTAGAACGacattgaagaagctcgatatAAGGTACAACAGATTCCAGAGTTTTATACCAAATGAAG AGTTGGGAGCTTTAAGAAATATAGAGTACTTATTGTTGGATGGAAACACATTGGATGAGAACTTTCTGCGGAGCAGTGGTGTCATGTCATCTCTTAAAGTATTATCAGTAGCTCACTGTAACCTCAATGGAACTCTACCACTTCAAG GCTTGTGTGATCTAAAATATCTTGAAGAACTAAGTCTCAGCAGAAACAGCTTCATTGGAAAACTCCCTACATGTCTTGGAAACTTAGCGTTTCTTCGAGTAATTGATCTCACTCAAAATCAGTTTACTGGAAACATTGCTTTATCTCCAATTTCAAGTCTCCTGTCCCTTGAATACCTcttgataagaaacaacaactTTGAGGTACCAATTTCATTCGAGTCATTTGCTAACCATTCAAAACTTAAGTTTGTCATTGCTGACTACAACTCAGTAATTGTACAAACTACTTCTAACAGTTGGATCCCAAAGTTTCAATTAGAAGCCTTATCTTTATTCAACTGCTCTCACATGCCAAACTTTCTTCATTCTCAACATCACTTGAGACTTCTTCGTCTCTCGAAATGCAACATTGGTGGAGACTTTCCAAATTGGTTATTAGAAAACAATCCTAAACTTGGAGAAGTTTACTTGGATGGAAATGCATTCACTGGATCTCTTCAATTGCCATTACTTCCTAATCTGAAAGCTTTCGATATCTCAAACAACAAGATTCGGGGGCAACTTCCTACTAACATTGGGTCCATTTTCCCGAATCTCGTGATATCAACAATGTCCAACAATATGCTTGAAGGCTTGTTGCCTTCAAGTTTTGCTGACATGAAAAACCTCGAATGCTTGGATTTGTCATACAATAAGTTAAAAGGAGAGCTACCGACAAGATTGGCTCGTAAAGGATCCAAGTTATATTTACTGAGATTGTCGAATAACATGTTGAAAGGGGAAATATTTCCAGTTTCAGCCAACAACAACAATTTCCAATACTTATACTTGGATGGGAACAACTTCTCCGGCCCAATTCCACAGACGTTATCCACTGCTCCTTTACGTACATTGGACTTGAGTTACAACAAATTGTCAG GCTTGAAGGACTTAAGGTGTTAG
- the LOC125843906 gene encoding receptor-like protein 15 — MSDFKFLRDLFTGFEKLRQLEILDLSSNYLNRSIFQSLSQLSSLKALGLAENNIESGSEKLSGLDKLEILDLSDNALNDENVLSVLELNVSRTTLKKLDMRNNRFRSFIPNEELGALRNIEWLLLDGNALDENFLRSTGAMYPLQCYQ, encoded by the exons ATGTCTGATTTTAAGTTTCTTCGTGATTTGTTTACAGGTTTTGAGAAACTGAGACAACTAGAAATACTTGATTTGTCATCGAACTACTTGAACCGCAGCATCTTTCAGTCTCTTAGTCAACTTTCATCTCTCAAGGCGTTGGGCCTCGCGGAAAACAACATTGAATCAG GTTCTGAGAAATTATCAGGGTTAGACAAGCTGGAAATCCTAGATTTGAGCGACAACGCACTAAATGATGAAAACGTTCTCTCTGTTCTAG AGCTAAATGTATCTAGAACGACGTTAAAGAAGCTTGATATGAGGAACAACAGATTCCGGAGTTTTATACCAAATGAAg AGTTGGGAGCTTTAAGAAATATCGAGTGGTTACTGTTGGATGGAAACGCATTGGATGAGAACTTTCTCAGGAGTACCGGTGCAATGTATCCCTTACAGTGTTATCAGTAG